One region of Deltaproteobacteria bacterium genomic DNA includes:
- a CDS encoding hydantoinase/oxoprolinase family protein translates to MYRVGIDIGGTFTDMLLIGDDGTAVIGKTLTTPGDPSLAVENALKPVLDDGRVKKSERGTLIHGTTLVTNALIERKGAPTALLTTAGFRDAVEIGREHRYELYDLNLDLPKPLVPRHLRFDVPERVAADGSVLEPLDEAFVRKLVAELHDKGIKAIGVCYLNSFRNPAHEKRTAEIIAEVAPKVRVSLSSEVVAEIREFQRTSTTLANVYVQERVSDYLAQLQQRLDTLGFNGSFFVMLSSGGIATRDTSSRFPVRLLESGPAAGAIAAAQAGLASGHGDLLSFDMGGTTAKLCVIEDGQPLKTHEFEVDRVYRFRKGSGLPVRIPVIDMIEIGAGGGSIARVDSLGLLKVGPDSSGADPGPVCYRRGGTEPTVTDADLVLGYLDAKFFLGGKMQLDLDSARAALARVGERVHMNAEQVAWGIHQIVNENMANAARAHLGERGKDPRRMPMYAFGGAGPVHGYRVAEILRLPALISPFGAGVGSTFGLLAAPLAFDFVRSAYSRMDQLDWALANRLLDEMSEEGRKVLESSGLSAREISYSRTADMRYIGQGHEVSVPLPGGALGPESLAPIQSVFEDVYRGLYGRKGPDVPLEVINWRVVASGPRPEMNLRLARENSRKADARKGSRRAYFPERGGYIETAVYDRYALPPGAEFNGPAIVEERESTLIMGARGHARVDEKLNIFVEFNHEK, encoded by the coding sequence ATGTATCGCGTAGGCATCGATATCGGCGGCACCTTCACCGACATGCTTTTGATCGGTGACGACGGCACGGCTGTCATCGGCAAGACGCTGACGACGCCGGGCGATCCCAGCCTGGCGGTTGAGAACGCGCTCAAGCCGGTGCTCGATGACGGCAGGGTCAAAAAGTCGGAGCGCGGCACGCTGATTCACGGGACCACTTTAGTCACCAATGCGCTGATCGAACGCAAGGGCGCGCCGACGGCGTTGCTCACCACCGCCGGATTCCGCGACGCTGTGGAGATTGGCCGCGAGCATCGCTACGAGCTTTACGATTTAAATCTCGACCTGCCTAAGCCTCTCGTGCCGCGCCATCTGCGCTTCGATGTGCCGGAACGAGTCGCGGCGGACGGCAGTGTGCTCGAACCGTTGGATGAAGCTTTTGTCCGCAAGCTCGTCGCCGAGCTGCACGACAAGGGCATCAAGGCGATCGGCGTTTGTTATCTGAATAGCTTTCGCAATCCTGCCCACGAAAAACGCACGGCAGAAATCATCGCCGAGGTGGCGCCGAAGGTTCGCGTGTCGCTCAGCTCCGAAGTCGTCGCCGAGATTCGCGAATTTCAGCGCACCAGCACGACGTTGGCTAATGTGTATGTCCAGGAGCGCGTGTCGGACTATCTGGCGCAGCTGCAGCAGCGCCTCGATACCCTCGGCTTCAACGGCAGTTTCTTCGTGATGCTTTCCAGCGGCGGCATCGCCACGCGCGATACATCGTCGCGCTTCCCTGTGCGCTTGCTCGAATCCGGCCCGGCGGCAGGCGCTATAGCGGCGGCGCAGGCGGGCTTGGCGTCCGGCCATGGCGATCTCCTGTCGTTCGATATGGGCGGCACCACGGCCAAGCTTTGCGTCATCGAAGATGGCCAGCCGCTCAAGACCCACGAGTTCGAAGTCGACCGGGTCTATCGCTTTCGCAAGGGCAGCGGCTTGCCGGTGCGGATTCCGGTCATCGACATGATCGAGATCGGCGCCGGCGGCGGCAGCATTGCGCGGGTCGATTCCCTGGGCTTGCTCAAAGTGGGCCCGGACAGCTCCGGTGCCGACCCGGGGCCGGTCTGCTATCGGCGAGGCGGCACCGAGCCGACGGTGACCGACGCGGACTTGGTGCTCGGCTATCTCGATGCGAAATTTTTTCTTGGCGGCAAGATGCAACTCGACTTGGACAGCGCGCGCGCTGCGCTCGCCCGCGTCGGCGAGCGCGTTCACATGAATGCCGAGCAGGTGGCCTGGGGCATCCATCAGATCGTCAACGAAAATATGGCCAACGCCGCCCGCGCCCATCTGGGCGAGCGCGGCAAAGATCCGCGCCGCATGCCGATGTACGCCTTCGGCGGCGCCGGGCCGGTGCATGGTTATCGGGTTGCGGAGATCCTTCGCCTACCAGCTTTGATCTCGCCGTTTGGCGCCGGTGTTGGTTCAACCTTTGGTTTACTTGCGGCGCCATTGGCGTTTGATTTCGTTCGCAGCGCCTATAGCCGGATGGATCAGCTCGACTGGGCACTGGCGAATCGGTTGCTCGACGAGATGAGCGAAGAAGGGCGCAAGGTGCTGGAGAGCTCCGGCTTGTCGGCGCGCGAGATTAGCTATTCACGCACGGCCGATATGCGCTACATTGGCCAGGGGCACGAAGTGTCGGTGCCGCTCCCAGGTGGAGCGCTTGGCCCAGAGAGTTTGGCGCCGATTCAATCTGTCTTCGAAGATGTCTATCGCGGCTTGTATGGCCGCAAGGGGCCGGACGTGCCGCTGGAAGTGATCAACTGGCGCGTTGTGGCGAGCGGGCCGCGGCCGGAAATGAATCTTAGACTAGCGCGAGAGAATTCTCGGAAGGCCGACGCACGCAAGGGCTCGCGCCGCGCCTATTTTCCAGAGCGCGGCGGCTACATCGAGACGGCGGTTTATGATCGCTATGCTTTGCCGCCGGGAGCAGAGTTCAATGGCCCGGCCATCGTTGAGGAGCGCGAGTCGACTCTTATCATGGGCGCCCGCGGCCATGCACGGGTCGATGAAAAGTTAAACATTTTCGTGGAGTTTAACCATGAAAAGTGA